Proteins encoded within one genomic window of Companilactobacillus sp.:
- a CDS encoding DNA alkylation repair protein has product MLLKDMYSKDFLESLGDSLKNVYGEFDIEKFMTDCLVENWDDLKLMERSNQITISLHNQLPDNFEESAVIIEKIAPQFTGLVAICLPNYVAKYGLNDWQVSMNLLEILTKYSSGEFAIRPFLIKYPEKTEAQMLDWSKSKDIDVRRLSSEGIRPRLPWGIRLKQYVEDPTVIWPILENLIYDDSEYVQKSVANNLNDISKDHPDLVIQFSKRHWGHQESSDWVINRGLRTLFKQGNPDVLSLLGYEIAAAQSIDYVQLTSNLKEVKIGGTSTLNYRIYSNEQKSKPVYLGYRVHYVRKNNSDSYKDFFIKKTNLLKRDISGSINIKWKQLSTRKLYTGEHLIELLVNTIPIANVKIDLTNMLDK; this is encoded by the coding sequence ATGCTACTAAAGGATATGTACTCAAAAGATTTTCTTGAATCATTAGGTGATTCATTAAAAAATGTATACGGGGAATTTGATATTGAAAAATTCATGACAGATTGTTTGGTCGAAAATTGGGACGATCTAAAACTAATGGAACGTAGTAATCAAATAACGATCAGCCTTCATAATCAGTTGCCGGATAATTTTGAAGAATCAGCAGTCATTATTGAAAAAATTGCACCTCAATTTACTGGCTTGGTTGCGATTTGTTTACCAAATTATGTTGCTAAATATGGATTAAATGACTGGCAAGTTTCAATGAATTTATTGGAAATATTAACAAAATACTCAAGTGGTGAATTTGCCATCAGACCGTTTTTGATCAAGTATCCTGAAAAAACAGAAGCACAAATGTTGGACTGGTCAAAAAGCAAAGACATAGATGTCAGACGACTTTCCAGTGAAGGTATTAGACCACGTCTGCCATGGGGGATTAGGTTAAAACAATATGTTGAAGATCCAACCGTAATTTGGCCGATATTAGAAAACTTGATTTATGACGATAGTGAATACGTTCAAAAATCAGTTGCAAACAATTTGAACGATATTAGTAAAGATCATCCTGACTTAGTGATTCAATTTTCAAAACGTCATTGGGGTCATCAAGAGTCTTCAGATTGGGTCATCAATCGAGGTTTACGAACTTTATTCAAACAAGGCAATCCGGATGTTTTATCCTTATTAGGTTATGAAATAGCTGCAGCACAGTCGATTGATTATGTCCAACTGACTTCAAATTTGAAAGAAGTTAAAATCGGTGGGACCTCGACATTAAATTACCGAATTTATTCAAACGAACAAAAATCCAAACCGGTGTATTTGGGCTATCGAGTTCACTATGTGCGTAAAAATAATTCAGATTCGTACAAGGATTTTTTCATCAAGAAAACAAATCTTTTAAAACGGGATATTTCAGGTTCGATAAATATTAAATGGAAACAATTAAGTACTCGCAAATTGTATACGGGAGAGCATCTAATTGAATTGTTGGTAAATACGATTCCAATTGCGAATGTCAAAATAGACCTTACAAATATGTTAGACAAATGA
- a CDS encoding glycoside hydrolase family 65 protein gives MKRIFEVQPWNVSTHEFKAEDKRLQESMTSLGNGYMGMRGFFDEDYSGDSLPGIYLGGVWYPDKTRVGWWKNGYPKYFGKVINAVNFIKMNFLINGEKLDLAKDEFTDFDLDLHMKNAVLTRSFVVTKGSAKLQFNFERFLSVAQKELSVQKVTVKNLLSEKVDLKIISSIDANVKNEDANYDEHFWEVRDIESGSLVAETKQNDFGTPRFTSGMQANYVTSLEPVGNEITDYETATTFAGELQAGETASFEKRVVVVTSRDYDTQDQLVAAMNDLSVKISKISYDELLTAHENIWAERWQQSDVKIEGDTEAQQGMRFNLFGLFTTYYGDDARLNIGPKGFTGEKYGGATYWDTEAFAVPVYLGITKPEITRNLLMYRYKQLDGAFVNAKEQGLKGALFPMVTFNGIECHNEWEITFEEIHRNGDIAFAIYNYTRYTGDKSYVLNEGSKVLTEISRFWADRVHFSQRNNQYMIHGVTGPDEYENNVDNNWNTNYLARWTLEYTLKVLSEVGPEQAKELNVSDAEKAKWQDIVDRMYLPYDKDLDIFVQHDGFLDKDLQPVSAIPKDQLPINQHWSWDKILRSPYIKQGDVLQVMYDFIDEFTPEQKKHNFDFYEQYTVHESSLSPAIYSVMAADLHYEKKAVELYERTARLDLDNYNNDTVDGLHITSMTGGWIAMVQGFAGMRVHNDTLSYKPFLPQKWNSYSFRQVFRGRVIEVSVDKSGNHFKLISGQPLDIEVDGKPLTLESLQTN, from the coding sequence ATGAAACGTATTTTTGAAGTTCAACCTTGGAATGTCTCAACACACGAATTCAAAGCTGAAGATAAAAGATTACAAGAATCCATGACTAGTCTTGGTAATGGCTATATGGGTATGCGTGGATTCTTTGATGAAGATTATTCAGGCGACAGTTTGCCAGGGATTTATCTGGGAGGAGTTTGGTATCCAGATAAGACTCGAGTTGGCTGGTGGAAAAACGGCTATCCAAAATATTTTGGCAAGGTTATCAATGCCGTTAACTTCATCAAAATGAATTTTTTGATCAATGGCGAAAAATTAGACTTAGCCAAAGATGAATTTACTGACTTTGATTTAGACCTTCATATGAAAAATGCAGTTTTAACCAGATCATTTGTTGTTACAAAGGGTTCAGCCAAATTGCAATTCAATTTTGAAAGATTTCTAAGTGTTGCTCAAAAAGAACTTTCAGTCCAAAAGGTCACAGTCAAAAATCTATTATCTGAAAAAGTTGATTTGAAGATCATCTCGTCAATCGATGCCAATGTTAAAAATGAAGATGCCAACTATGATGAGCATTTCTGGGAAGTCCGCGATATCGAATCAGGCAGTCTAGTGGCTGAAACTAAACAAAATGACTTTGGTACACCAAGATTTACATCTGGAATGCAAGCTAACTATGTGACTTCATTAGAACCAGTTGGAAATGAGATCACCGATTACGAAACTGCCACAACATTTGCTGGCGAACTTCAAGCTGGAGAAACTGCCAGTTTTGAAAAACGTGTAGTTGTTGTTACTTCACGTGATTACGATACTCAAGATCAACTAGTTGCTGCTATGAATGATCTGTCAGTTAAAATTTCAAAGATTTCTTATGATGAATTGTTAACAGCACATGAAAATATTTGGGCCGAACGTTGGCAACAATCTGACGTCAAGATTGAAGGGGACACTGAAGCACAACAAGGTATGCGTTTTAATCTCTTTGGATTATTTACTACATATTATGGTGACGATGCACGTTTAAATATCGGTCCGAAAGGATTCACCGGTGAAAAATACGGTGGGGCAACTTATTGGGATACTGAAGCATTTGCAGTTCCAGTATACTTAGGTATCACTAAACCAGAGATCACTCGTAACTTATTGATGTATCGCTACAAGCAACTTGACGGCGCATTTGTAAATGCCAAGGAACAAGGACTAAAGGGTGCATTGTTCCCAATGGTTACGTTTAATGGTATTGAATGTCACAACGAGTGGGAAATCACTTTTGAAGAAATTCATCGTAATGGCGATATTGCTTTCGCAATTTACAATTACACTCGTTATACAGGAGATAAATCTTACGTCCTAAACGAAGGTTCAAAAGTTCTGACTGAGATCTCAAGATTTTGGGCAGACCGAGTTCACTTCAGTCAACGAAACAATCAATATATGATCCACGGTGTTACGGGTCCTGACGAGTATGAAAACAACGTTGATAATAACTGGAATACAAATTACTTAGCACGTTGGACTCTAGAATATACCTTGAAAGTGTTGAGTGAAGTTGGTCCTGAACAAGCAAAAGAATTAAATGTTTCCGATGCTGAAAAAGCTAAATGGCAAGATATTGTCGACCGGATGTATCTACCATATGACAAAGATTTGGACATCTTTGTACAGCACGATGGCTTTTTAGATAAGGACTTGCAACCCGTTTCAGCAATTCCAAAGGACCAATTGCCAATTAATCAACACTGGTCATGGGATAAGATCTTGCGTTCTCCATACATCAAGCAAGGTGACGTTCTCCAGGTAATGTATGACTTTATCGATGAGTTTACTCCAGAACAAAAGAAACATAATTTTGATTTCTATGAACAATATACGGTGCATGAATCAAGTCTTTCACCAGCAATTTATTCAGTCATGGCTGCTGACCTTCATTATGAAAAGAAAGCGGTTGAATTATATGAAAGAACAGCTAGACTAGACTTAGATAACTATAATAATGACACCGTAGATGGTTTACACATCACCTCAATGACAGGTGGATGGATTGCCATGGTTCAAGGATTTGCCGGAATGCGTGTCCATAACGACACATTAAGCTATAAACCATTTTTACCACAAAAATGGAATAGCTATTCATTCAGACAAGTCTTTAGAGGTCGCGTTATCGAAGTGAGCGTTGATAAATCTGGCAATCACTTCAAGTTGATCTCAGGACAACCATTAGACATTGAAGTTGATGGCAAACCACTTACACTTGAATCACTACAAACTAATTAA
- a CDS encoding GH25 family lysozyme, producing MKKKVINLIGLLLLVTGFFVVGNTEAANTDMVDVSNHNGYMTTANFIDMRNNYGVKAVVTKVTEGTYYHDYTAKNNIYTAQQAGLYINAYHFARYTTYQGAVNEANYAAQMAKADGLPIGSVIVADVEASQQQGISRYQNNINNQAFMNTIKQYGYRSDVYTMSSWLGSVMDVNAGGWIASYPYNASGKQWYSSNHAWQWGSTYQFAGSYGNFDVSQLYDNFYTGQLQALVDPRQSINNVVSVKGNKYKAYSTYTKEGQANEGTDVLSGTDWQSAGIIEVAGLPYYYIGLNTYIPQNKTTFNRKVVINYRSDYGVNAYNKKGQSIKDSNTRFKGGTEWATVDKLTYINNVGWCYQVSTDEYIPVKFQQGSGFKG from the coding sequence ATGAAAAAGAAAGTAATTAATTTAATTGGTCTGTTACTGTTGGTAACAGGCTTTTTTGTTGTAGGAAACACTGAGGCTGCTAACACTGATATGGTTGATGTTAGTAACCATAATGGATATATGACTACAGCAAATTTTATTGACATGAGAAATAACTACGGCGTTAAAGCTGTAGTAACTAAAGTGACCGAAGGAACTTATTACCACGACTACACAGCAAAAAATAATATTTATACTGCACAGCAAGCAGGTCTATATATTAATGCTTACCATTTCGCTAGATACACAACGTATCAAGGCGCAGTTAACGAAGCAAATTACGCAGCGCAAATGGCAAAAGCTGACGGATTGCCAATCGGTTCAGTAATCGTTGCTGATGTGGAAGCTAGTCAGCAACAAGGCATTTCACGCTACCAAAACAACATTAACAATCAAGCCTTCATGAATACTATCAAACAATACGGATATCGTTCTGATGTTTACACAATGTCCAGTTGGTTAGGTTCAGTTATGGATGTTAATGCAGGTGGTTGGATTGCCAGTTATCCGTATAACGCAAGTGGCAAGCAATGGTACTCAAGTAATCACGCATGGCAGTGGGGGAGTACCTACCAGTTTGCTGGTTCGTATGGTAATTTTGACGTATCGCAACTATATGACAATTTCTACACCGGACAATTACAAGCGCTTGTTGATCCAAGACAATCAATCAACAATGTTGTATCTGTAAAAGGCAATAAATACAAAGCTTATTCTACTTATACAAAAGAAGGACAAGCTAATGAAGGTACAGATGTATTAAGTGGAACAGACTGGCAATCAGCAGGTATTATTGAAGTCGCTGGACTGCCTTATTACTACATTGGTCTGAATACGTATATTCCACAAAATAAAACTACATTCAATAGGAAAGTAGTAATTAACTATCGTTCAGATTATGGAGTTAATGCGTACAATAAAAAAGGTCAAAGTATCAAGGATAGTAATACTAGATTTAAGGGTGGTACTGAATGGGCAACAGTTGATAAGTTAACGTATATCAACAACGTTGGATGGTGCTACCAAGTTTCCACAGATGAATATATCCCAGTTAAATTCCAGCAAGGTTCTGGATTCAAGGGATAA
- a CDS encoding DUF2628 domain-containing protein has product MNVNLNNPNTGANKSVKIGFSWTTFFFGFFPAVFREDWKWAAIIFMIEIIVSIPTLGFGFSVIGIIFSFFYNRLYINDLLKKGFVPGDDYSANALKSKNFIV; this is encoded by the coding sequence ATGAATGTTAATTTAAACAATCCCAATACGGGTGCTAACAAATCAGTCAAAATCGGATTCTCCTGGACCACATTTTTCTTTGGATTCTTTCCAGCAGTATTTCGGGAGGACTGGAAATGGGCTGCAATTATTTTCATGATTGAGATCATCGTATCAATTCCAACCTTAGGATTCGGATTTTCCGTGATCGGAATAATTTTCTCGTTTTTCTATAATCGCCTATATATCAATGACTTACTTAAAAAAGGATTTGTTCCCGGAGATGACTATTCAGCAAATGCTTTGAAGTCAAAAAATTTTATAGTCTAA
- a CDS encoding zinc-binding dehydrogenase: MRAVVVHKAGGPEVLKIEERPIPEATDTQSVMRIHAFSVHRYEVLTREGGSPSVKFPRVIGIEAVGEVYQPAKNSHLKKGQRVFTISGGFGREFDGAYQDYALVPDNQLYAVDFNGSWEKFANYPETFYTAFGALKTIKPEPGKTLLVRGGTTGVGMAAIELGKAMGMNVTATSRRPERLQSLLDLGADSAILDTDEKLDTTDSFDKIVDMVGSIAIEDTLAHLNRGGFYTLVGMLSGEWIWNNFDPFENLGEKYISAFDGIVRQEWIDEMFELINKNNLEIPISKVFKLDDIQAAHEYVMKKDRPMGQVIVTTD; encoded by the coding sequence ATGAGAGCAGTCGTTGTACATAAGGCCGGTGGGCCTGAAGTTTTAAAAATTGAGGAACGTCCGATTCCGGAAGCTACTGACACGCAATCTGTTATGAGAATTCACGCGTTTTCAGTTCATCGATATGAAGTATTAACTCGTGAGGGTGGTTCTCCATCGGTTAAATTTCCTAGAGTTATTGGTATTGAAGCAGTTGGTGAAGTTTATCAACCAGCAAAGAACAGTCACTTGAAAAAAGGGCAGCGTGTATTCACTATTAGTGGGGGATTTGGTCGTGAATTTGATGGTGCCTATCAAGATTATGCTTTAGTTCCAGACAATCAGTTATATGCTGTCGACTTTAACGGATCATGGGAAAAATTTGCCAATTATCCCGAAACATTTTATACCGCATTTGGTGCATTAAAGACCATCAAACCAGAACCTGGAAAAACATTATTAGTCCGTGGTGGTACTACAGGTGTGGGGATGGCAGCTATCGAGCTGGGCAAAGCGATGGGTATGAATGTTACAGCTACATCACGTCGTCCGGAAAGACTGCAATCCTTATTAGATTTAGGTGCTGACAGTGCGATTCTTGATACAGATGAGAAACTAGACACGACAGATTCCTTCGATAAAATTGTCGACATGGTTGGGTCAATTGCCATTGAAGATACATTGGCCCATTTAAATCGTGGTGGATTTTACACACTAGTGGGAATGTTATCGGGTGAGTGGATCTGGAATAATTTTGATCCATTTGAAAACTTGGGTGAAAAATACATTTCTGCATTTGATGGTATCGTCCGTCAGGAGTGGATTGATGAAATGTTTGAGTTGATCAACAAAAACAACCTCGAAATCCCAATATCAAAAGTATTTAAATTAGATGATATCCAAGCGGCACATGAATATGTTATGAAAAAAGATCGTCCAATGGGACAAGTGATTGTTACAACCGATTAA
- a CDS encoding LacI family DNA-binding transcriptional regulator has product MVTIRDIAKKAGVSASTASRALNNNPHISKDTITKVQKIADKYGYMPDYNAKNLTTGEASAVGVIFPVGGNGAPANPFYVNVLSGVNNELIKRGYALSVAITQSLEDLTKNVKSMVYQSKIKRFILLYSQKDDPIAKFLRDNKLRFVVIGQPIEKNDYYVDNNNVEAGAAATRYLIEQDHPKTLAFVHSKNDWIFEQQRFAGFQSVVSEANLNYIDFKIDDDNADKLQRKIFENPRIDGAVATDDLNAMNFVDSFNKVFPLKNLEMIGFNNSLPHILLEKNYKTTDLFPEEMGKKAALLLFSDRENQEIDRKQHLIVGYKII; this is encoded by the coding sequence TTGGTAACTATTCGTGATATTGCAAAAAAAGCCGGTGTATCAGCATCAACTGCATCACGAGCACTAAATAATAATCCGCATATCAGTAAAGATACCATCACTAAAGTACAAAAGATCGCGGATAAGTATGGCTATATGCCAGATTACAACGCGAAAAATTTGACCACTGGAGAAGCTAGTGCCGTTGGAGTGATTTTTCCAGTGGGAGGTAATGGCGCTCCTGCTAATCCTTTTTACGTCAACGTATTAAGCGGTGTTAATAATGAATTGATAAAACGTGGTTACGCATTGTCAGTGGCAATAACACAATCATTGGAAGATTTGACTAAGAATGTAAAATCAATGGTTTATCAAAGTAAAATCAAGCGTTTTATTTTGTTGTACTCCCAAAAAGATGATCCAATTGCTAAATTTCTCCGTGATAATAAACTAAGATTCGTAGTGATCGGTCAGCCAATTGAAAAAAACGATTATTATGTCGATAACAATAACGTTGAAGCAGGTGCCGCAGCAACCAGATATTTAATTGAACAAGACCATCCTAAAACTTTGGCATTTGTTCACTCGAAAAATGATTGGATCTTTGAACAGCAACGTTTTGCTGGATTTCAGTCTGTCGTATCAGAAGCCAATTTGAATTATATCGATTTTAAAATTGACGATGATAATGCAGACAAACTTCAAAGAAAGATTTTTGAAAATCCTCGCATCGATGGGGCAGTCGCAACTGATGATTTAAATGCAATGAATTTTGTTGATTCGTTTAATAAAGTATTTCCTCTCAAAAATTTGGAAATGATTGGATTTAATAATTCATTGCCGCATATTTTGTTAGAAAAAAATTACAAAACGACCGATCTATTTCCAGAGGAAATGGGAAAAAAGGCTGCACTATTACTATTTAGCGACCGTGAGAACCAAGAAATCGACCGCAAGCAACATTTAATTGTTGGATATAAAATTATTTAA
- a CDS encoding DoxX family protein: protein MVKFLRNSKVASILLTLVRIYLGITWTMSGWSKVTGGATDATRGMLSAAIKNPVKGPTGNVVYPWFNDMISSILPHSAGMSVLISWGELLVGLGLIFGCLTTAAAFFGLLMNFSYLLAGAISVNPEFIFLEYFILIAGFNAGKIGLDRWVIPWIRTHIFRKKQIA from the coding sequence ATGGTTAAATTTTTAAGGAATAGTAAGGTTGCCTCGATACTTTTGACCTTGGTCAGAATTTATCTAGGTATCACTTGGACAATGTCAGGCTGGAGCAAGGTCACTGGTGGCGCAACTGATGCAACGCGTGGCATGTTGTCGGCGGCAATTAAAAATCCGGTCAAGGGACCAACTGGAAATGTGGTTTATCCTTGGTTCAATGACATGATCAGTAGCATTTTGCCACATTCAGCAGGTATGAGTGTCTTGATTTCTTGGGGCGAACTTTTGGTAGGCTTAGGATTGATTTTCGGATGCCTAACGACCGCTGCAGCATTCTTCGGATTATTGATGAATTTCTCATACTTATTGGCTGGTGCCATTTCAGTAAATCCAGAGTTTATTTTCTTGGAATATTTCATTTTGATTGCTGGATTCAATGCTGGAAAAATTGGTTTAGATCGTTGGGTGATTCCGTGGATCAGAACGCATATTTTTAGGAAAAAGCAAATAGCATAA
- a CDS encoding SLC45 family MFS transporter, translated as MSDKESKPKDGAGLPKLSSNTIWMLSLGFLGVQMAFTLQSSQMSRIFQTIGADPNKLGWFFILPPLAGLIVQPIVGYYSDRTWAPKLGGRRLPYLILGTVVAAIVMFLLPNSGSMGFGYGSLAALLFGAITVAFLDLSSNVAMQPFKMMVGDMVNDDQKSYAYGIQSFLSNTGAVIAAIFPFVFTALGIANTAKKGVVPQSVIWSFYIGAVILIISTIITMFRVKEYDPATYAKYHGISEDANKTGGNWLALLKKAPKVFWTVTLVQFFCWMAFQYLWTYSAGAISVNVWNTANPSSSGYQAAGNWYGVLAAVQSIDAVIWSYVLAKVPNNHHKLGYASSLVLGAIGFISVFFVHSQYALIVSFVLVGMAWAAMNTYPLTMITNALSGEHMGTYLGLFNGSICLPQIVASLASFALFPLFGNSQPHMFLLAGIIMAIGALSVGFIKETYKA; from the coding sequence ATGTCAGATAAAGAGTCAAAACCAAAGGATGGCGCTGGTTTACCAAAACTATCCTCAAATACCATCTGGATGCTTAGTTTAGGATTTCTAGGCGTTCAAATGGCATTCACGCTCCAAAGCTCACAGATGAGTCGTATTTTTCAAACTATTGGGGCTGATCCTAACAAACTAGGTTGGTTTTTCATCTTGCCACCACTTGCAGGATTGATCGTTCAACCAATCGTTGGTTATTATTCAGATCGTACTTGGGCACCTAAATTAGGTGGTAGAAGATTGCCATACTTAATTCTTGGTACCGTAGTTGCTGCAATCGTTATGTTCTTATTGCCGAATTCAGGCTCAATGGGATTCGGATATGGTTCACTGGCAGCTTTATTGTTTGGTGCAATTACAGTTGCTTTTCTAGATTTATCTTCAAACGTTGCGATGCAACCATTCAAGATGATGGTCGGAGACATGGTCAACGATGACCAAAAGAGTTACGCCTATGGTATTCAAAGTTTCTTGTCAAACACGGGTGCCGTTATTGCAGCTATTTTCCCATTTGTCTTTACTGCTTTAGGTATCGCAAATACAGCTAAAAAGGGTGTTGTACCACAGTCTGTTATTTGGTCATTCTACATTGGTGCAGTTATCTTAATTATTTCAACTATTATTACAATGTTCAGAGTTAAAGAATATGATCCTGCTACATATGCTAAGTATCACGGTATTTCAGAAGACGCTAACAAAACTGGTGGTAACTGGTTAGCACTTCTTAAAAAAGCTCCTAAGGTTTTCTGGACTGTTACATTAGTTCAATTCTTCTGCTGGATGGCGTTCCAATATCTATGGACTTATTCAGCCGGTGCTATTTCAGTCAACGTTTGGAATACAGCAAATCCAAGTTCTTCCGGATATCAAGCTGCTGGTAACTGGTATGGTGTTTTAGCTGCTGTTCAATCTATTGATGCCGTTATCTGGTCATACGTACTTGCCAAGGTTCCTAACAATCATCACAAACTAGGTTACGCATCAAGTTTAGTATTAGGTGCAATCGGATTTATCTCAGTATTCTTTGTTCATTCACAATATGCATTGATCGTATCATTCGTATTAGTTGGTATGGCATGGGCAGCCATGAACACTTATCCTCTTACAATGATCACTAACGCTTTATCAGGTGAACACATGGGTACTTATCTTGGATTATTCAATGGTTCAATTTGTTTGCCACAGATAGTTGCTTCACTAGCAAGTTTTGCTTTGTTCCCATTATTTGGAAACTCACAACCACATATGTTCCTTCTAGCCGGAATTATTATGGCAATCGGTGCATTATCAGTTGGATTTATTAAAGAAACATATAAAGCTTAA
- a CDS encoding MerR family transcriptional regulator: protein MIKISEMAKMANTTRRTLIFYDEQGLFCPAKKTDAGYRLYEYDQLYDLLFILGLRNLGISVDQIHELQSNDDDTVNDKLLGVQKSIDDKIENLSKIQTVINKKISDSRPLKDDSLYEIEIMTCPKMIFWCSENSASCTDEEIAQLFSGFYQQLDTLAYMDTTKSGFLTNLEDADPKGWMDAGFRVIKQTSPTDSSKIIPSIIKTSGKYISIRVKGDTEGIQNGLLKIQQECHSQNYQIDNNLWQINEGNNLAEHGGTKFQRLEYHILN from the coding sequence ATGATCAAGATCAGTGAAATGGCTAAAATGGCTAATACTACTAGAAGGACCTTAATTTTTTACGATGAGCAAGGGCTATTTTGTCCGGCAAAAAAGACTGATGCTGGTTATCGGTTGTATGAATATGATCAGCTGTATGATCTGTTGTTTATCTTAGGGCTACGTAATTTGGGTATTTCCGTCGATCAGATTCATGAACTTCAATCAAATGATGATGATACTGTAAATGACAAGTTACTAGGTGTTCAAAAGTCGATTGACGATAAAATTGAGAATTTATCCAAGATACAAACAGTCATTAATAAAAAAATCTCTGATTCTCGCCCTCTAAAAGACGATTCTCTATATGAAATAGAAATAATGACTTGTCCAAAAATGATATTTTGGTGTTCCGAGAATTCTGCATCTTGTACTGATGAAGAAATTGCCCAACTATTCTCTGGATTCTATCAGCAATTAGATACCTTAGCCTATATGGATACGACTAAATCTGGTTTTTTAACGAATTTAGAAGATGCCGACCCTAAGGGATGGATGGATGCTGGATTCCGTGTGATCAAACAAACATCGCCAACGGATTCTTCAAAAATTATTCCTTCAATTATCAAGACTTCAGGAAAATATATTTCCATTCGGGTCAAAGGGGATACTGAAGGAATTCAGAACGGACTTTTAAAAATTCAGCAGGAGTGTCATTCTCAAAATTACCAAATCGACAATAATCTTTGGCAAATCAATGAAGGTAATAACTTAGCTGAACACGGCGGCACTAAATTTCAAAGATTGGAATACCATATCTTAAATTAA
- a CDS encoding lactate oxidase: MTEINGYTQSDNEKKLDILNLPSLENEAKKIIPTGGFGYISGGSEDEWTLNHNSEAFNHVQIVPHVLSNIDDPQTNTSIFGIDVKTPIMMSPAAAQGLAHSQGEKDTAKGMAKAGALMSQSTYSSTSIADTATAGDGAPQFFQLYMSKDWNFNESLLSEAKKSGAKAIILTSDATVDGYRESDIVNDFQFPIPVANLEKFSEGDGKGKGIGEIYAAAAQKISPADVQRIKDFTGLPVIVKGVQSPEDALLAIGAGADGIYVSNHGGRQLNGGPASFDVLESVAKAVNHKVPVIFDSGVRRGSHVFKALASGADMVALARPIIYGLALGGADGVYSVVEHLNDEFKTVMQLAGTKTIDDVKNAQLLKLNY, encoded by the coding sequence ATGACAGAAATTAATGGATATACGCAAAGCGATAACGAAAAGAAATTAGATATTTTAAATTTACCTTCTTTGGAAAATGAAGCTAAGAAAATTATTCCTACTGGAGGTTTTGGCTACATTAGTGGTGGTTCAGAAGACGAGTGGACTTTGAATCATAACTCTGAAGCATTCAATCACGTTCAAATCGTGCCTCACGTTTTGAGCAATATCGATGATCCTCAAACGAATACCTCTATCTTTGGAATTGATGTCAAAACTCCAATCATGATGTCCCCTGCTGCAGCTCAAGGATTAGCACATTCACAAGGCGAAAAAGATACTGCTAAAGGTATGGCAAAAGCTGGTGCCTTGATGTCACAAAGTACTTACTCTTCGACTTCGATTGCTGATACAGCAACAGCCGGCGACGGTGCCCCACAATTTTTCCAATTGTATATGAGTAAAGATTGGAACTTCAACGAAAGCTTATTGAGTGAAGCTAAAAAATCTGGTGCAAAAGCAATTATTTTAACTTCAGATGCAACTGTTGATGGTTATCGTGAATCCGACATTGTTAATGATTTCCAATTCCCAATCCCAGTGGCCAACCTTGAAAAATTTAGTGAAGGCGATGGAAAAGGCAAAGGAATTGGTGAGATCTATGCTGCTGCCGCTCAAAAGATCAGCCCTGCAGACGTTCAAAGAATCAAAGACTTTACCGGACTTCCAGTTATCGTAAAAGGCGTTCAAAGCCCAGAAGATGCGCTATTGGCCATCGGTGCTGGTGCTGACGGTATCTACGTTTCTAATCATGGTGGTCGTCAACTTAACGGCGGACCTGCCTCATTTGACGTTCTTGAAAGTGTCGCAAAAGCGGTCAATCATAAAGTACCTGTTATTTTTGACTCTGGCGTACGCCGTGGATCTCATGTCTTCAAAGCCTTAGCCTCCGGTGCCGACATGGTAGCCTTAGCACGTCCGATCATCTACGGATTAGCACTAGGTGGAGCTGATGGCGTTTATTCTGTAGTTGAACATCTCAATGATGAATTTAAGACAGTCATGCAATTGGCTGGGACAAAGACGATCGATGATGTTAAAAATGCTCAATTATTGAAATTGAACTATTAA